In a single window of the Gossypium hirsutum isolate 1008001.06 chromosome D02, Gossypium_hirsutum_v2.1, whole genome shotgun sequence genome:
- the LOC107907975 gene encoding mitochondrial Rho GTPase 1-like, with protein MGCHRRIRKTLYKGIKKTLFLLEIPEDEVSKLLSSKESLAPCDIAVFVYDSSDESSWKRATELLIDVAGHGEDTGYEVPCLIVAAKDDLDSFPMAIQNSIRVSQDMGIEALIPISSKLSDLNNIFRRIVNAAEHPHLSIPETEAGRSRKQYHRLINRSLMVVSVGVAVAIVGFATYRVYAARKNASS; from the exons ATGGGCTGTCATAGACGTATTAGAAAGACTTTGTATAAG GGAATAAAGAAAACTCTATTCTTGTTGGAAATCCCTGAGGACGAAGTTTCAAAACTGTTGTCTAGTAAAGAGTCACTGGCTCCTTGTGACATAGCTGTATTTGTTTATGACAG TTCTGATGAGTCTTCATGGAAGAGAGCAACTGAATTGCTCATAGATGTTGCTGGTCATGGTGAAGACACTGGTTATGAGGTGCCTTGCCTCATTGTTGCTGCTAAAGATGATCTGGATTCATTTCCAATGGCAATACAGAATTCTATCAGG GTTAGCCAGGATATGGGGATAGAGGCACTTATACCTATCAGCTCAAAATTGAGTGATCTCAATAACATATTTCGAAGGATAGTAAATGCAGCTGAGCATCCTCACTTGAGCATTCCTGAAACTGAGGCTGGAAGAAGCCGTAAGCAGTACCATCGGCTCATAAACCGATCTCTCATGGTTGTTTCAG TTGGAGTTGCTGTAGCCATTGTTGGATTTGCAACTTACCGCGTATATGCTGCTAGGAAAAATGCTTCTAGTTGA